The Aspergillus fumigatus Af293 chromosome 7, whole genome shotgun sequence genome includes the window TACATCGTGAATCCCCGGAGGATGTCGGCCAGATGCCGATACTCGCTGGAAGAAGTAGGGTATGTCCGTGTGGCGCTGAAGACAAATCTTGGTTGGCTTGAACTCCGGCGCTATTCAGGCTTACCATTTCCGTGTTTAGGGCACACTCTTTTTGCTTCACGCTGTCGGAAGATACTCAATGGATATTACTACACCGTACTAACGAATTAGCCATAGGGCGATCTGCAATTCTTCAGTGTCATACCCACCGGCTTGTCGGGCCTAAGTTCCTCTCCCCAGAATGCAATTACCGGTCCAGATACGACATTTGCCGGCTGCCTATTCGAATAACACCCTGTCATGGGCATTTACTTTACAGGGAGGGTCTCAGGGCTACATTTCCGAGAACCGGTTGCAGAATGTCTCATCAGACCATGGCCATGAATAGGCTGTTGTCAACATGAAACACCAGCTGCCCTGAGGAAACAATGGCTGCTCCAGAGGGGGCGGTCTTCACTTACAGATCGGGGCCGTCTATAAAGATGGCCCCCCAGACATGCGCCGAGGCGATTCTCTTCCTATCCAGCCGTAAGAGAGAATTGGCTACACAGACACCATGAAGACCTTTGCGATCCTTGgagctttcttctcctctgccCTCGCTCAAACTCTCTGTGACCAGTATGCCACCTACAGCAACGGCCGCTACACCGTCAACAACAACCTCTGGGGCATGAGCTCTGGCTCCGGCTCCCAATGCACCTATGTCGATAGTATCTCCAACTCGGGCGTAGCCTGGCATACGACCTGGACGTGGTCCGGCGGCGACAACCAGGTCAAAAGCTACGCCAACTCTCAGGTCTCCCTGACTAAGAAGCTTGTCAGCCAGATCAGCAGTATCCCCACCACCGTGCAGTGGAGCTATGATAATACCAACACCCGCGCCGACGTCGCGTACGATCTGTTCACAGCTGCGGATCCCAACCATGTCACCTACAGCGGGGATTATGAACTGATGATCTGGTATGAGATTGCGTTATTCATGTCGGACTGGATGGCTTTCGCTGATTGGCATAGGCTCGCCCGCTACGGGAACGTCCAACCCATCGGCTCGCAGATCGCCAGTGTCAACATTGGCGGCCATAACTGGGAGCTGTGGTACGGCGGCAGCACCCAGAAGACGTACAGCTTTGTCTCGGCCACCCCGATCACCTCCTTCAGTGGCAATGTCATGGACTTCTGGAACTATCTGACCAGAAATCATGGATACCCTGCTTCGAGCCAGTACCTGATCAGTACGTCCGCCACCTCACCTTGCTCGAGCGCCACTGACTAGTGCAGATATGCAATTCGGGACTGAGCCGTTCACTGGCGGCCCTGCCACCTTGAGAGTGTCGCAGTGGACCGCCAGTGTGAACTAGACTCTAGCTGGCGACTTGCGGGACAGTCGCGGGATGGTGGACCAGAGCTGTTGTACACTGTTTGGAGGAAGTTGAACTTGGGGTTTCTTTCCGCAGTGTTCGTACATGCTGAGACagcaaaaggaagccatctATATTGGCACGTAAGATCGATGTTGCATGCTGTTTCTCTTGGTATATTGGATTGCTCCGAAGATTCGCTCCTTAGTCATAGGCAGAGAGGGGTATATGATTGaaagaagcatgtgcatctGCTTACAATCTCTTGCCTTGCTACCAAATATATCACGGCGGTTGGTTTAGCTGATAAGCGTACATTGACTGATGGTTCAGCAATGCCTTCATCAGTCGCACAGATCCCCATTGACGCTACCATGACTTAAGACTCATGGTAAGACTGGACTTGGCGACGCTACGACGCTCAATTTGATTTGGGTTGTCCTCGGCTACTAGCTAGAAACTAGCATGATTGGCTTTACTGCTGTTGGATGCAAATGCAACCTAAGAAAAACTAGTCGGTTAGTCATTAGCGCTGAGGGGCGAGTTGCCCTCAGCAGAGGTAAGCATAAATCCTGCCCCTTTCAACATTTTTATCCAGGGGCAGAGGGACTCTGATCGCTTTACGTCAATCAGTCTGCACAATGCGGTCCACGTACGCTCTGTCCTTGCTGGTCTCGCTGGGCTGTTTCAAGCTCAGCCTGGCGGATTCTGTCCTCGTACGTCCATCACATAACCCTTTCAAGCcgtagatgatgatgatgatgatgatgatgatgatgatgatgatgatgatgatgatgttcatACCCAACAGACCATGCCATGGGTCGGCTTTGCAAGCTCTGGGAACTACTGGCGGGGTTATGAGGGACGCGTGATAGGCGAAGTATGTCTCAAGGCGCCATGGACTGGTACAATTCTGACCATCGCTCAAGAACGGGGACACGACGACGTACGCAATCAACTGCGCTCCGGCAAGTGACAAAACTGCCTGTCTTAGGTTTCAGCCAGACGCGACATTGATCGCTGCTCCCAGCTGTAGGCCTGCGATATACCCAGCCAGTGGATAAGACTGACTGGATCACGCAGCGTACGACTTCATCGAGAGCAACTATGGCTTGTGTGTTCTACCGCGGAAATACGTCCTGTTACGTGCTAATGATTCTAGCTATACAAGCACCGGGTGCACCTTTATCGGCTCTCCTACGCCCACTACCGCCACGTGCTCGTACAGCCAGTCATGGCACATCCGCTCCTCCACGGTGACTCGTGATGAGACTTATGTTATTCCTGGAACTGATGTGCGGGAAATCGTCTCGGCTACCTTGACTGTGGCAGGGACGGGACCGTTTGCTACTGGCACCACTGCGACTGCCACTACGACTGCCACTGCTACTGCTCCTGCAGCTACAACGACTATAACGACAGGTTCTACTACCGGTGGGACAGTGGAGGGCACTACTCCTGCGAGCACGACTCCGACGGCTTCTGGAAACGTCGCCGGCCGGACAATGGCGCCGATGATGTTGGTGGGCGTGGTGGTGGCTGGTATGGCGGTGCAAGCATAGTCCTTTTGCTCGGATATTGGGCTGTTTTAAGTGCATATTCTTGTAATACTATTCCCTAGACTGGATGACCTGTGTCACCACCTTAGAGTGCATAAGAATCTGCTAAGGCATGCATGAATCGGGTTTTGCCTGTCTTCCACAGGCACCAGTGCACCAGTGTGCTGTAGGAAACGGCAGTTCTCGATGCAGTCTCCTTATAATCTCATCATACATTGGCTCCGTCTCTGGTGTAATGACACCGTGGCGAATGAAAAAGTCAATGACCACAACCGCACTATTCGGTTTGAAGCTTCCCCTGCCCAAGGCGTCAACCACCTGGTCCACATTCCAAAGCCGAAAATCTTCGACCTCGGAATCCCTCGGCCGCGGAACAGTCCCTTCGTCCAGCGGCAGCTCATACAGGTATTCGACCTCGGGGAGCAGAACCGCCGTCGAGGACCCCTCGCTCGACGCAAGAGACGAGTCTTTCATGTGGAAATAGGAGATAGTCCCGACGTATTTCATGCCACTCTCGATGATCTCCCGCGCGAGCGACGCCTCGTCCGTCGCCTCGAGGATCATGGCGCTTTGCGGCGACTCTCCTGCGCTCAGGGCCCCGGCGGCAGTGCAGTCCAACATACCAGGGTAGGTCTGCTTCCGCATCGAGCGTTTCGCAATCCACAGGCGGATGCCATTCTTCGCATCCTTGACGTAACAAAGCATCTGCACGCCGCTCGTTACAATGCCGAATAGCGCGCTCGCGGACCGTTCGATCTCCAGGATCACGCCGCCGTCGGGCCGGTAGACGGGGAATCTCTCGTTGCGCCAGCCTTTGAGGACGTCGGTATACCCGGCTTCAATC containing:
- a CDS encoding glycoside hydrolase family 12 protein; its protein translation is MKTFAILGAFFSSALAQTLCDQYATYSNGRYTVNNNLWGMSSGSGSQCTYVDSISNSGVAWHTTWTWSGGDNQVKSYANSQVSLTKKLVSQISSIPTTVQWSYDNTNTRADVAYDLFTAADPNHVTYSGDYELMIWLARYGNVQPIGSQIASVNIGGHNWELWYGGSTQKTYSFVSATPITSFSGNVMDFWNYLTRNHGYPASSQYLINMQFGTEPFTGGPATLRVSQWTASVN